A portion of the Gadus macrocephalus chromosome 10, ASM3116895v1 genome contains these proteins:
- the mgarpa gene encoding neurofilament heavy polypeptide isoform X15 yields the protein MFSCRAAWQRCGPLVRRAAFRGPKDVVQRRQMSTVPGGSGENIVYALLCGGAFAGSLAYVYSTLSSDHTRYNDRVEQIQARPKTDWVPKPWPPKSEEEEEAAVEEEAAEVEAAEVEAVEVEAEAAAEVEAPVDVVVEEAAPGEDAVVESPAVVAEVAEVVAEVAEVVVEAAEAVVEAAQEVAAVAEEVAAVAEEVAAVAEEVAAVAEEVAQGADAVEEAAQVLTEPVAAAAETENNVLAAASTTEALGVAEVIDAILPVEEPVSVKAAPVEVEAPAEVEVEASVEVEAPAPVEVETPVEVEAPVEAPAAVEVEAPAAVEVEAPAPAEAAPVEEAAPSSEVVAAEAASAEAEASVEDGASVEDGAPEASCPVSQAQADEPQREYIVVVLEGAPKSEKNPKVLGVGPATGRLIPAPDDDAPSESQERVLLRVQMQ from the exons ATGTTTTCCTGCAGAGCAGCCTGGCAGAGGTGCGGTCCATTGGTGCGGAGGGCAGCCTTCAGGGGCCCAAAGGACG TTGTTCAGCGGCGACAGATGTCGACTGTGCCCGGGGGCTCCGGGGAGAACATAGTCTACGCTCTGCTATGTGGTGGTGCGTTCGCCGGCTCCCTCGCGTAT GTGTATAGCACCCTGTCGTCCGACCATACCCGGTACAATGACCGTGTGGAACAGATCCAAGCTAGACCTAAGACGGACTGGGTGCCCAAACCATGGCCACCAAAGA gtgaggaggaggaggaagcggcCGTCGAGGAAGAAGCCGCCGAGGTAGAAGCCGCCGAGGTAGAAGCCGTCGAGGTAGAAGCTGAGGCCGCTGCAGAGGTGGAGGCACCTGTagacgtggtggtggaggaggcggcgcCTGGAGAAGACGCGGTGGTGGAGTCTCCCGCGGTGGTCGCCGAAGTCGCCGAGGTGGTCGCCGAAGTCGCCGAGGTGGTTGTAGAGGCCGCAGAGGCGGTGGTCGAGGCCGCTCaggaggtggcggcggtggcagaggaggtggcggcggtggcagaggaggtggcggcggtggcagaggaggtggcggcggtggcagaGGAGGTGGCGCAGGGGGCCGACGCCGTGGAGGAGGCGGCCCAGGTGCTGACGGagccggtggcggcggcggccgagACGGAGAACAACG TGCTGGCAGCTGCCTCTACGACTGAGGCACTAGGGGTGGCTGAGGTAATCGACGCAATCCTACCTGTGGAAGAGCCGGTCTCTGTTAAAGCTGCGCCAGTGGAAGTGGAGGCCCCTGCGGAAGTGGAAGTGGAGGCCTCAGTGGAAGTTGAGGCCCCTGCGCCTGTGGAAGTGGAA ACCCCAGTGGAAGTGGAGGCCCCAGTGGAA GCCCCTGCGGCAGTGGAAGTGGAGGCCCCTGCGGCAGTGGAAGTGGAGGCCCCAGCGCCTGCTGAAGCTGCGCCAGTGGAAGAGGCCGCACCGTCTTCAGAAGTCGTCGCTGCTGAAGCGGCGTCGGCGGAGGCCGAGGCCTCGGTGGAAGACGGTGCCTCGGTGGAAGACGGTGCCCCAGAAGCGTCTTGTCCGGTGTCCCAGGCCCAGGCCGACGAGCCCCAGAGGGAGTACATCGTCGTCGTATTGGAGGGAGCGCCCAAGAGCGAGAAAAACCCCAAAGTACTCGGCGTGGGGCCGGCGACTGGAAGACTCATCCCGGCGCCAGACGACGACGCCCCCTCTGAG AGCCAAGAGAGAGTGCTTCTAAGGGTGCAAATGCAGTAG
- the mgarpa gene encoding apoptosis-inducing factor 1, mitochondrial isoform X30, with protein sequence MFSCRAAWQRCGPLVRRAAFRGPKDVVQRRQMSTVPGGSGENIVYALLCGGAFAGSLAYVYSTLSSDHTRYNDRVEQIQARPKTDWVPKPWPPKSQGEFC encoded by the exons ATGTTTTCCTGCAGAGCAGCCTGGCAGAGGTGCGGTCCATTGGTGCGGAGGGCAGCCTTCAGGGGCCCAAAGGACG TTGTTCAGCGGCGACAGATGTCGACTGTGCCCGGGGGCTCCGGGGAGAACATAGTCTACGCTCTGCTATGTGGTGGTGCGTTCGCCGGCTCCCTCGCGTAT GTGTATAGCACCCTGTCGTCCGACCATACCCGGTACAATGACCGTGTGGAACAGATCCAAGCTAGACCTAAGACGGACTGGGTGCCCAAACCATGGCCACCAAAGA GTCAAGGTGAGTTCTGCTGA
- the mgarpa gene encoding fibrous sheath CABYR-binding protein isoform X3, with protein MFSCRAAWQRCGPLVRRAAFRGPKDVVQRRQMSTVPGGSGENIVYALLCGGAFAGSLAYVYSTLSSDHTRYNDRVEQIQARPKTDWVPKPWPPKSEEEEEAAVEEEAAEVEAAEVEAVEVEAEAAAEVEAPVDVVVEEAAPGEDAVVESPAVVAEVAEVVAEVAEVVVEAAEAVVEAAQEVAAVAEEVAAVAEEVAAVAEEVAAVAEEVAQGADAVEEAAQVLTEPVAAAAETENNVLAAASTTEALGVAEVIDAILPVEEPVSVKAAPVEVEAPAEVEAPAEVAVEAPVPVEVEAPVEETPVEVEAPVEVEAPTPVEVVAPVEVEAPAAVEVEAPAAVEVEAPAPAEAAPVEEAAPSSEVVAAEAASAEAEASVEDGASVEDGAPEASCPVSQAQADEPQREYIVVVLEGAPKSEKNPKVLGVGPATGRLIPAPDDDAPSESQERVLLRVQMQ; from the exons ATGTTTTCCTGCAGAGCAGCCTGGCAGAGGTGCGGTCCATTGGTGCGGAGGGCAGCCTTCAGGGGCCCAAAGGACG TTGTTCAGCGGCGACAGATGTCGACTGTGCCCGGGGGCTCCGGGGAGAACATAGTCTACGCTCTGCTATGTGGTGGTGCGTTCGCCGGCTCCCTCGCGTAT GTGTATAGCACCCTGTCGTCCGACCATACCCGGTACAATGACCGTGTGGAACAGATCCAAGCTAGACCTAAGACGGACTGGGTGCCCAAACCATGGCCACCAAAGA gtgaggaggaggaggaagcggcCGTCGAGGAAGAAGCCGCCGAGGTAGAAGCCGCCGAGGTAGAAGCCGTCGAGGTAGAAGCTGAGGCCGCTGCAGAGGTGGAGGCACCTGTagacgtggtggtggaggaggcggcgcCTGGAGAAGACGCGGTGGTGGAGTCTCCCGCGGTGGTCGCCGAAGTCGCCGAGGTGGTCGCCGAAGTCGCCGAGGTGGTTGTAGAGGCCGCAGAGGCGGTGGTCGAGGCCGCTCaggaggtggcggcggtggcagaggaggtggcggcggtggcagaggaggtggcggcggtggcagaggaggtggcggcggtggcagaGGAGGTGGCGCAGGGGGCCGACGCCGTGGAGGAGGCGGCCCAGGTGCTGACGGagccggtggcggcggcggccgagACGGAGAACAACG TGCTGGCAGCTGCCTCTACGACTGAGGCACTAGGGGTGGCTGAGGTAATCGACGCAATCCTACCTGTGGAAGAGCCGGTCTCTGTTAAAGCTGCGCCAGTGGAAGTGGAGGCCCCTGCGGAAGTGGAA GCCCCTGCGGAAGTGGCAGTGGAGGCCCCTGTGCCAGTGGAAGTGGAGGCCCCAGTGGAAGAGACCCCAGTGGAAGTGGAGGCCCCAGTGGAAGTTGAGGCCCCA ACCCCAGTGGAAGTGGTGGCCCCAGTGGAAGTGGAGGCCCCTGCGGCAGTGGAAGTGGAGGCCCCTGCGGCAGTGGAAGTGGAGGCCCCAGCGCCTGCTGAAGCTGCGCCAGTGGAAGAGGCCGCACCGTCTTCAGAAGTCGTCGCTGCTGAAGCGGCGTCGGCGGAGGCCGAGGCCTCGGTGGAAGACGGTGCCTCGGTGGAAGACGGTGCCCCAGAAGCGTCTTGTCCGGTGTCCCAGGCCCAGGCCGACGAGCCCCAGAGGGAGTACATCGTCGTCGTATTGGAGGGAGCGCCCAAGAGCGAGAAAAACCCCAAAGTACTCGGCGTGGGGCCGGCGACTGGAAGACTCATCCCGGCGCCAGACGACGACGCCCCCTCTGAG AGCCAAGAGAGAGTGCTTCTAAGGGTGCAAATGCAGTAG
- the mgarpa gene encoding skin secretory protein xP2 isoform X17 — protein MFSCRAAWQRCGPLVRRAAFRGPKDVVQRRQMSTVPGGSGENIVYALLCGGAFAGSLAYVYSTLSSDHTRYNDRVEQIQARPKTDWVPKPWPPKSEEEEEAAVEEEAAEVEAAEVEAVEVEAEAAAEVEAPVDVVVEEAAPGEDAVVESPAVVAEVAEVVAEVAEVVVEAAEAVVEAAQEVAAVAEEVAAVAEEVAAVAEEVAAVAEEVAQGADAVEEAAQVLTEPVAAAAETENNVLAAASTTEALGVAEVIDAILPVEEPVSVKAAPVEVEAPAEVEVEASVEAPVPVEVEAPVEETPVEVEAPVEAPAAVEVEAPAPAEAAPVEEAAPSSEVVAAEAASAEAEASVEDGASVEDGAPEASCPVSQAQADEPQREYIVVVLEGAPKSEKNPKVLGVGPATGRLIPAPDDDAPSESQERVLLRVQMQ, from the exons ATGTTTTCCTGCAGAGCAGCCTGGCAGAGGTGCGGTCCATTGGTGCGGAGGGCAGCCTTCAGGGGCCCAAAGGACG TTGTTCAGCGGCGACAGATGTCGACTGTGCCCGGGGGCTCCGGGGAGAACATAGTCTACGCTCTGCTATGTGGTGGTGCGTTCGCCGGCTCCCTCGCGTAT GTGTATAGCACCCTGTCGTCCGACCATACCCGGTACAATGACCGTGTGGAACAGATCCAAGCTAGACCTAAGACGGACTGGGTGCCCAAACCATGGCCACCAAAGA gtgaggaggaggaggaagcggcCGTCGAGGAAGAAGCCGCCGAGGTAGAAGCCGCCGAGGTAGAAGCCGTCGAGGTAGAAGCTGAGGCCGCTGCAGAGGTGGAGGCACCTGTagacgtggtggtggaggaggcggcgcCTGGAGAAGACGCGGTGGTGGAGTCTCCCGCGGTGGTCGCCGAAGTCGCCGAGGTGGTCGCCGAAGTCGCCGAGGTGGTTGTAGAGGCCGCAGAGGCGGTGGTCGAGGCCGCTCaggaggtggcggcggtggcagaggaggtggcggcggtggcagaggaggtggcggcggtggcagaggaggtggcggcggtggcagaGGAGGTGGCGCAGGGGGCCGACGCCGTGGAGGAGGCGGCCCAGGTGCTGACGGagccggtggcggcggcggccgagACGGAGAACAACG TGCTGGCAGCTGCCTCTACGACTGAGGCACTAGGGGTGGCTGAGGTAATCGACGCAATCCTACCTGTGGAAGAGCCGGTCTCTGTTAAAGCTGCGCCAGTGGAAGTGGAGGCCCCTGCGGAAGTGGAAGTGGAGGCCTCAGTGGAA GCCCCTGTGCCAGTGGAAGTGGAGGCCCCAGTGGAAGAGACCCCAGTGGAAGTGGAGGCCCCAGTGGAA GCCCCTGCGGCAGTGGAAGTGGAGGCCCCAGCGCCTGCTGAAGCTGCGCCAGTGGAAGAGGCCGCACCGTCTTCAGAAGTCGTCGCTGCTGAAGCGGCGTCGGCGGAGGCCGAGGCCTCGGTGGAAGACGGTGCCTCGGTGGAAGACGGTGCCCCAGAAGCGTCTTGTCCGGTGTCCCAGGCCCAGGCCGACGAGCCCCAGAGGGAGTACATCGTCGTCGTATTGGAGGGAGCGCCCAAGAGCGAGAAAAACCCCAAAGTACTCGGCGTGGGGCCGGCGACTGGAAGACTCATCCCGGCGCCAGACGACGACGCCCCCTCTGAG AGCCAAGAGAGAGTGCTTCTAAGGGTGCAAATGCAGTAG
- the mgarpa gene encoding fibrous sheath CABYR-binding protein isoform X6 → MFSCRAAWQRCGPLVRRAAFRGPKDVVQRRQMSTVPGGSGENIVYALLCGGAFAGSLAYVYSTLSSDHTRYNDRVEQIQARPKTDWVPKPWPPKSEEEEEAAVEEEAAEVEAAEVEAVEVEAEAAAEVEAPVDVVVEEAAPGEDAVVESPAVVAEVAEVVAEVAEVVVEAAEAVVEAAQEVAAVAEEVAAVAEEVAAVAEEVAAVAEEVAQGADAVEEAAQVLTEPVAAAAETENNVLAAASTTEALGVAEVIDAILPVEEPVSVKAAPVEVEAPAEVETPVEVEAPVEVEAPVEEAPVEETPVEVEAPTPVEVVAPVEVEAPAAVEVEAPAAVEVEAPAPAEAAPVEEAAPSSEVVAAEAASAEAEASVEDGASVEDGAPEASCPVSQAQADEPQREYIVVVLEGAPKSEKNPKVLGVGPATGRLIPAPDDDAPSESQERVLLRVQMQ, encoded by the exons ATGTTTTCCTGCAGAGCAGCCTGGCAGAGGTGCGGTCCATTGGTGCGGAGGGCAGCCTTCAGGGGCCCAAAGGACG TTGTTCAGCGGCGACAGATGTCGACTGTGCCCGGGGGCTCCGGGGAGAACATAGTCTACGCTCTGCTATGTGGTGGTGCGTTCGCCGGCTCCCTCGCGTAT GTGTATAGCACCCTGTCGTCCGACCATACCCGGTACAATGACCGTGTGGAACAGATCCAAGCTAGACCTAAGACGGACTGGGTGCCCAAACCATGGCCACCAAAGA gtgaggaggaggaggaagcggcCGTCGAGGAAGAAGCCGCCGAGGTAGAAGCCGCCGAGGTAGAAGCCGTCGAGGTAGAAGCTGAGGCCGCTGCAGAGGTGGAGGCACCTGTagacgtggtggtggaggaggcggcgcCTGGAGAAGACGCGGTGGTGGAGTCTCCCGCGGTGGTCGCCGAAGTCGCCGAGGTGGTCGCCGAAGTCGCCGAGGTGGTTGTAGAGGCCGCAGAGGCGGTGGTCGAGGCCGCTCaggaggtggcggcggtggcagaggaggtggcggcggtggcagaggaggtggcggcggtggcagaggaggtggcggcggtggcagaGGAGGTGGCGCAGGGGGCCGACGCCGTGGAGGAGGCGGCCCAGGTGCTGACGGagccggtggcggcggcggccgagACGGAGAACAACG TGCTGGCAGCTGCCTCTACGACTGAGGCACTAGGGGTGGCTGAGGTAATCGACGCAATCCTACCTGTGGAAGAGCCGGTCTCTGTTAAAGCTGCGCCAGTGGAAGTGGAGGCCCCTGCGGAAGTGGAA ACCCCAGTGGAAGTGGAGGCCCCAGTGGAAGTTGAGGCCCCAGTGGAAGAGGCCCCAGTGGAAGAGACCCCAGTGGAAGTTGAGGCCCCA ACCCCAGTGGAAGTGGTGGCCCCAGTGGAAGTGGAGGCCCCTGCGGCAGTGGAAGTGGAGGCCCCTGCGGCAGTGGAAGTGGAGGCCCCAGCGCCTGCTGAAGCTGCGCCAGTGGAAGAGGCCGCACCGTCTTCAGAAGTCGTCGCTGCTGAAGCGGCGTCGGCGGAGGCCGAGGCCTCGGTGGAAGACGGTGCCTCGGTGGAAGACGGTGCCCCAGAAGCGTCTTGTCCGGTGTCCCAGGCCCAGGCCGACGAGCCCCAGAGGGAGTACATCGTCGTCGTATTGGAGGGAGCGCCCAAGAGCGAGAAAAACCCCAAAGTACTCGGCGTGGGGCCGGCGACTGGAAGACTCATCCCGGCGCCAGACGACGACGCCCCCTCTGAG AGCCAAGAGAGAGTGCTTCTAAGGGTGCAAATGCAGTAG
- the mgarpa gene encoding fibrous sheath CABYR-binding protein isoform X14 encodes MFSCRAAWQRCGPLVRRAAFRGPKDVVQRRQMSTVPGGSGENIVYALLCGGAFAGSLAYVYSTLSSDHTRYNDRVEQIQARPKTDWVPKPWPPKSEEEEEAAVEEEAAEVEAAEVEAVEVEAEAAAEVEAPVDVVVEEAAPGEDAVVESPAVVAEVAEVVAEVAEVVVEAAEAVVEAAQEVAAVAEEVAAVAEEVAAVAEEVAAVAEEVAQGADAVEEAAQVLTEPVAAAAETENNVLAAASTTEALGVAEVIDAILPVEEPVSVKAAPVEVEAPAEVETPVEVEAPVEVEAPTPVEVVAPVEVEAPAAVEVEAPAAVEVEAPAPAEAAPVEEAAPSSEVVAAEAASAEAEASVEDGASVEDGAPEASCPVSQAQADEPQREYIVVVLEGAPKSEKNPKVLGVGPATGRLIPAPDDDAPSESQERVLLRVQMQ; translated from the exons ATGTTTTCCTGCAGAGCAGCCTGGCAGAGGTGCGGTCCATTGGTGCGGAGGGCAGCCTTCAGGGGCCCAAAGGACG TTGTTCAGCGGCGACAGATGTCGACTGTGCCCGGGGGCTCCGGGGAGAACATAGTCTACGCTCTGCTATGTGGTGGTGCGTTCGCCGGCTCCCTCGCGTAT GTGTATAGCACCCTGTCGTCCGACCATACCCGGTACAATGACCGTGTGGAACAGATCCAAGCTAGACCTAAGACGGACTGGGTGCCCAAACCATGGCCACCAAAGA gtgaggaggaggaggaagcggcCGTCGAGGAAGAAGCCGCCGAGGTAGAAGCCGCCGAGGTAGAAGCCGTCGAGGTAGAAGCTGAGGCCGCTGCAGAGGTGGAGGCACCTGTagacgtggtggtggaggaggcggcgcCTGGAGAAGACGCGGTGGTGGAGTCTCCCGCGGTGGTCGCCGAAGTCGCCGAGGTGGTCGCCGAAGTCGCCGAGGTGGTTGTAGAGGCCGCAGAGGCGGTGGTCGAGGCCGCTCaggaggtggcggcggtggcagaggaggtggcggcggtggcagaggaggtggcggcggtggcagaggaggtggcggcggtggcagaGGAGGTGGCGCAGGGGGCCGACGCCGTGGAGGAGGCGGCCCAGGTGCTGACGGagccggtggcggcggcggccgagACGGAGAACAACG TGCTGGCAGCTGCCTCTACGACTGAGGCACTAGGGGTGGCTGAGGTAATCGACGCAATCCTACCTGTGGAAGAGCCGGTCTCTGTTAAAGCTGCGCCAGTGGAAGTGGAGGCCCCTGCGGAAGTGGAA ACCCCAGTGGAAGTGGAGGCCCCAGTGGAAGTTGAGGCCCCA ACCCCAGTGGAAGTGGTGGCCCCAGTGGAAGTGGAGGCCCCTGCGGCAGTGGAAGTGGAGGCCCCTGCGGCAGTGGAAGTGGAGGCCCCAGCGCCTGCTGAAGCTGCGCCAGTGGAAGAGGCCGCACCGTCTTCAGAAGTCGTCGCTGCTGAAGCGGCGTCGGCGGAGGCCGAGGCCTCGGTGGAAGACGGTGCCTCGGTGGAAGACGGTGCCCCAGAAGCGTCTTGTCCGGTGTCCCAGGCCCAGGCCGACGAGCCCCAGAGGGAGTACATCGTCGTCGTATTGGAGGGAGCGCCCAAGAGCGAGAAAAACCCCAAAGTACTCGGCGTGGGGCCGGCGACTGGAAGACTCATCCCGGCGCCAGACGACGACGCCCCCTCTGAG AGCCAAGAGAGAGTGCTTCTAAGGGTGCAAATGCAGTAG